AGGGGGATGCGGCCCTTCTGAGAGAAGACAATGCTGGTCCAAGATGGTTCTAGTCCTTTGCAGAAGAATGTTTGCTGGATACAGCACATTAGAGGGTTATGAAAATGAGTGTTGGAGCAGGAAGGCTCTCTCCCTTCTTTGGAGAAGAACTGCTGCACTGTAAACAAACTAATGATCCATTTTTAAGGTGGTACTTAGAAGATCTGGGTTTTACTCACATCCCTTAAATATTTTGTAGCTCACTGTCTATTTTTTTCTAATAAAAGTTATCATTTCAAACAatatgtccttgtttttttttctactactactaatcatttctatagtgctactagaagtatgcagcactgtacacaaatgcaggtactttctcctgTCCCTAAAGGAcgcacaatcttaagtttttgtacccagggcaatggagggttaagtgactttcccaaggtcacaaggagctgcagtggtaatcaaACCAACATAgccaggctcaaagcccactgcactaacccttaggccactcctccactgactcTGATTTTTGGGTGTCGTATTACtctggtaatgacctacgtgcattaAATGCCACTTGGTATGTGTCCATTAcacgcacccgaaaataaaaaatatttttcaggtgtgcatattggatgcgtgccaaaaataaaattaccgtgggtagttgggcagtaactcccaTTTAGTTGTGCGtagtagacgcttacgtggcttggtaaaatggccccatagaCTACACTACTttaggatgtaagtttaaaaccaaggACTGGTGAAAAGTCTCCCTTCTGCAAtcagtaacttggcagctctgtcagttgggggtgctcagcattcACTGGCACCCACAGAACTGAGTTCTGTGCTGAGGCCTGCTGTACTCTACTGCTGCCACCATTTGAACAGTTCACTGAGACATACCTGAATGCTCAGTAGGGCAGGCTGCTTCTGGTTTGTGGGTGTATAAAGGCTGGACGATAAAAACTATTATGATGGTATTGAACTATATAGGGTATTTAATTGCTTGAAGAATTTGGGAAGCACAAATGTGTTGCTTGATGTATACCAGTACAGTAACACCATAATGCTGATTCCTCAATGTTTTTACCTTTATAGGTCTAAACCTTACAGGATTAGAATTCACTACGACATATGCTCTGAGAGCTTCTTACCAGGACAGCTGGTGTTACTGCACATTCATCATCACTTTCTGCTCAGGAGCAGTGTGGTTACTACACAAGCTGGACTGCCAGTAAGTTAGTGCTGCCCAAGATGTTGGCAGATGGCACTTATGAACCTGGCTTCGTGGGGATCCGTTTCTGCCAGGAATGGTGAGTTAATCCAAAAACTACAGCCGGCTACTACAGTACATACTTCAAACCAGCACTTGGTAGAGGTGGATAATTTAATTCaataatttatattctgcattttACAATTCAGTAGAGCAAAGTGGATTACAgcataaattattttatttatttgggattttgctcatagctttttcagtagtagttcaaggtgagttacattcaggtacactgggtattttccctGTCGGGCTCataatcttaagtttgtacctgaggcaatggaggattaagtggcttgcccaggatcacaaggagcagcagtgggatttgaaccagccacctcagcATGATAAtgcaggtgctctaaccactgggccactcctccatgttttACAATAACAATACAGTCAACACTTGGGGCTCTGGGCAGTATCCCAGTAATGGACCTCAATACTTCAATTTACATACATCAGTTTTGTAATCTTGACCCATtgttgttccatttgtacccttgGAGGTGAGGAATTCAACCCCACCCCCAGTGTATCACTGGACCACCTTCCTGAATCAGAGCCAGTATTTATCTCCTCAACAGTCCTCACTCATCAGAGCCTTCACTTTGACCTTATCGAGTCCTCTCTGGCATTAATCACTTCATCAGCTGCCTCACAACACAAAGCCTCATTTCCCACCATAGTTCATTGTAGCCTTCAATCACAGCATCTGACCTCCCAAAAAAGCTGTTATTCCTTCTCCCTACCACTTGCCTCCTGATTCTATTAAGTGCCTCGTCACCCACTCTCCTCTGCCACAATCATTATTCATCTCACCACCCAAGCTGTTTAACATGAGAATCATATTTTTCTTTGAATATACTTTTATACTGTTTTATATTACTAATAAATTGGTTATGTTTGAATTTATTGTGCTGTTCTATTTATGTATTGTGCTGCTTTGATCATTTTACTGTAGTTACGCTGTTACTATAATGTAAAATGCCGGTCGTGTTACACCTGTTTTACACTGTTTTGGGTGAATCTtgtcataaaggtggttaataaatcagaATAAATAATAGCATGGCAGTATATTTGTAATTAAGGCTTCCAATTTTAAGTTATTACCAAAATACCCCCAAAATATTCCTAGTCTTAGGAGCTTTCATGATGAGATCTGCTGCTCATTTGCCCAAATGGAGATGGAATGTAGTGGCTGAATGATGTAATCAGAGTGTACTAGCTGGGAGCTGAAACCACACCAGTCAGAAGAGAAGCAGAGCTGGATGAAAATAGCAGTAGCAGGGAAGTTTAAGCCCACTGGCAACCTGTGGGGAGCAGAATAGAGGCTCTAATCTGAGTTTTCATGTTTAAAACCAGTAGTCGAGCTGCCTTCTCGGGGGCTGATCATGCTTTTAACATTCCAGTGCCAGGTTGTAGGGAAAGATGCAGCAACAAAGGTGCCTTGACTGATAGGTTTAAATTAGAAAATCGAGACGGTAGCTggtgggaaggggaaagaaaaatTGCCCACTGTTCCAAGATAAGCTGTGGTTAGGCTCCTGCTGTTGAACTTCCTGCCTCTTTCTTGCAGCTTAACATCTGCTGGAAACATCTTTTCAACTGCTGGTCACTCTGTAGGTACAGAGCTTTCTGTGGTTCAGTCATCATCTGTCCAgtacaataaaaacagaaaagctgATTAAActgcaagtttccaagtttattattcatttaatatactgcctctcAGCAATGCCATCTAGGTGGCTTATAAACAAAATACATACAGAGTGCTTTCTAATCCAAAACCCAGCAAGGAAGCCATAGAAAACTAGGAGAGACTTGTACTGTGGGAGATAGAAGGTGTAGTTGAGCGACAGGTAATGGAGTGAAAAGTCAGCAAAGATGCTGCCAGGTATGCTGTTGGTGTTTGCAGAACCATTTGGTGAACAGATTTCAGGGAATTAGGAGGGTCTTGTAGCATCACTGTGTATGTATCTTGTATGATTTAGTGCTTTTTGATTATAATATGgagttctttttttattatttctggtTTTTAATTTTGTAACCACTGTGATTTGTGCAAACCAGGCGCTATTTTATAGTTTAATAATCACAAACATTAAGATGGTTAGTGTCTGGCAGGGCTTccccagccagtcaaggtttcagggtatccacgatgaatatacatgagatagatatgtataccaaggaggcagtgtatgtaaatcaatgaatgaatattcattgtggatatcctgaaaacctgactggctgaggttccctcaagacaggtttgggaatcactagtgtTGGGGAATAAGGAACCATTGTGAACAAGAGCCATCATGTGGTTGCTGGGAGTTGGCCTGTGACAAAGGCAGTGATTGAAGTTGCTGTTAACTAACAGAGAACAGAAGAAAGTAGCAGAGTAGAAGCCGCTAGTCTCAAGGAAAACAGTGGCAAAAGCTTGTATGTGTGAGGTACAGAAACGAGATTAACAAgtaggaaagcatgcagagcatagaTCATGGAATATTTTCCAGTAGCTATGTTGTCTCTGTGTGTGTCATTGACATTTAGAGAGGAGAGGTGCTTGATTGGTGTCATACCCAAACATTGTGTTTGGGTTTggaaagaatagcaacattaaatCAACTGTGATAATGAAACAGATGTGTATGACATGGTTTCAAAAGATGGATTTTACAGCCCAACTACGGGATGCCACTGTTCTATAGCCAAGGCTGGATTAAtactatattgggccctaggcaagCATACATTTGCAGGAcccatttctttcctttctcaaGACCTCCCTCAGCCCCATTCACTCTTTCCATGGCCCCTTTCCCTGTTGGATCTTTTTTTCTTGGCTTCTTCACATACTTCAGCTCTTCCATAAGTACCATAGTGCAAATCACAGGACCTAGTTCTGGGTGTGGCAGCTGCAAGTAGTGAGTGAGCATAGGGGACTGTGCAAGCATATGCTttgaatggcctagtggttagtaggGGTGTGTagccagaacatttttgttttgtgatgTTTCCctcatttctgggaatgtttgttttgttcaTGGTTTTGTTCGGAGCCACTGCAGATACAGTCGAGCAACGGAAGTGGTATCTGCAGATTCTCTGATACCACTTCTGTCGCTCAGCTAAACTCCTGTCTTTCTCAAGTTTCTCCATGGCTTAAATCCAATCTCCTGTTTCTCAACTCTTCAAAGTGTGCATCTGTACTTTCCTCTTATTCTGCTGAAGTTCATGTCCCTTCGCATTCAATGAATAGTTCTCCTCTCCTCTTTAAGGACTCGATTAAAATTCTTGGGGTGATCTTTGATTCAGTACAAATTAATGCCTTTCTTCATTCCTCCTTTTTTTGCTTTCCAACACGTACGTTTTgcttgctccttcccactgcttcacTCCATTCCCTTATCTTGACTCTTGTCATTTCATacgttgattattgtaattctctttatgCTGATCTTCCAGTACATTCACTCAAACTTCTGCAGCTTGTTCAATCCACCACAGTCAAACTACTCTATAATGCCCATAGATTTGATAATGTGACACATCTACTCAGCTCAGAATACTGGCTTCCTTTATATGCTCAAATACAGTTCCAAATTCTTGCACTTGcctttaagaggcagatgcagcaaccaaacgtaaaaaaatctaaatcgttaaagtccctaacgattttaaaataacgaaaaatgcaccaaaaaaaaaagtcacacatgctgagatcggtattgaaacgtacaatgtatcaaagaatcacaatacacatcgttaatcggcccccaaatcatgcgcagagcagccaagcgttatgttagctgctctgcgcatgccacaaacagtcaaaacacagtcaaatcacaagcacatggctcccaaatcaaaacaaaaataaaaaaaaaaagggtcgggagggggcaagggcgctcatcaggagcgtcctgtacggacggccttgcccgctccccactttccgccgctcccccccccccccccccgaaaaagcaaaattctagcagcccctgcccccctcccttcctcactactctgtctcacctcagctccgcctcccgacatcctccgccctgtgccccgccccctgttggggtcgtcgccgccattcccctcctccatcgggcccccctccctcttaccgggcccgtgcagcgcctctctcctctgtctgaaggcgctgcacgggcaagaagaaagctgatgcctgccttcgcccagcttcggtcgcgcgtctctctcctcctgggcccgcccctgtctgacgtcggtaacctacgtaggttactgacgtcagacaggggcgggcgcagcaggagagagacgcgcgaccgaagctgggcgaaggcaggcatcagctttcttcttgcccgtgcagcgccttcggacagaggagagaggcgctgcacgggcccggtaagagggaggggggcccgatggaggcggggaatggcggcgacgaccccaacagggggcggggcacagggcgggggatgtcgggaggcggagcggaggtgagacagagtagtgaggaagggaggggggcaggggctgctagaattttgctttttcggggtggggggaacggcggaaagtggggagcagcggggggggggggggcaaggccgtccgtacaggacgctcctgatgagcgcccttgccccctcccgatccttttttatttttatttttttatgtgttttctgacgtcctttggaccaatcacagcgcttttagctctgctaatgcgctgggattggctcaaagtttgtttattttttcacttaatgatttttcctggcacagagctgtcctaacgagaggtccagacctctcgttagatttcctgcctttttcctgcgtaaaggcaatcggaaaaggttagtgcatgtcgtttcaatggggttttcacactaattgctcatctccattccgttttcgttagctgctggcttcctcggtaaaagccctttgatgcatgcaacggatcaaattttcctcgttggagagtcattaaaggctcatttagctttagtgcatctgcctctaagtccagacttttctctgttccttcatctactataataaaactcaccctcaacattctgaagacaacattctgaagtcactcagtcactccctgaagggttcgtcagttcatggtggtgaagccacaactctgaccatgtctctctgccccgccctcgcttgacagaccaatcagaaaaaacaccctcaacgttctgaaacacaaaggaccatcacaaaaccgttcccaggcaacgctaggcaaCGTAACATGGACCTATCAGAAgaaactacgtggcaataagggaggagcattcatcagcagaacggctcattatctgtgcagcaccaccgcttgaacgagagaagaatattcctgctgtgggtatgtgcaaaaatagactgggggggggggagaaatttttaaatgcctaatgccggtactgaagagtgctggagggcctatagcacagcctatatttgggttcgcttgacgtggagtcggtggagccggagaacagcgtgccccacaatacaacagaaacacaccctcaaagccacacaccaatccatcccactttgccagcacagcacatcccccaaccccccaagcaaaaaacaaaaaaaaagacacacatcaacaacctgcacacacacaccccaccctcacactcacacacacacacacacacagaaaaaaaaagccacatgctaacgcccgtttcattggttttggaaacgggccttttttaataGTATCTCCATAAACGTCTTATTCCCTACACTCCATTACACTTCCTTCGTTCCGCAGACCACAACCTTCTGACCCTTCCTACTTCTTCACAGATCTGCAGGACCACCATCCATGACTCAGCCTTCCGCTATCTTGGCCCCAAATTGTGGAACAATCTCCCACTCACCGTAAGAAATCAGTCCTCTTTCCCTGCCTTCAAGCAAGCCCTGAAAATCTATCTACTATGGctttccctccccctacctgagATCTTCACTAGCCTTTTATTCTTTCTTCCTGATCTCCTGATCATTCCTCCCTCTTACTCTCATCTTTTGCTTTTAATTtgaattctgtattttattttatattgctgcattgtaaactgcttaatgcttattttaGGCCATAGCGGTGTATGAAATatgctgaaataaataaaatctgttcTACTTCTTGCATAATGCTTTGACGTCACAGTACTGGTTGGACCAGGCTACCATCAGAGGTGTTGCACTGTTCTGGCTGACCTGGTTTTGCCAAACAAACTAGGAAGCAAGGCAGTTTTTCTGATGTATTTTATGCTGACTCATGGAGTGAAGTTTCTCAGTGCTGATGCTTTTTTATTATCCATATTTATGATCATTTTGTTGGCTTTATAagaacccctgaagaaggcttgggGGTCAAAACGCAACCCGTGTTGGGTTCAGTTTGTcaacataaatgttttttttttaatcatcttgaAAATTGTGGTTggcttcttccactcttgtggACTGACCTGGTTTTGTAACATTGAGCAACCCTGGCATATTTCTTGGACTGTCTAGTCCGTCTATATCTTGCTTTATCTaaacccacttgtgtgcctgactcacTCCTGCTTGGTAGTGGAAAAAGCATTGTGTCTCACCTGTACCAAAATGTTTTTCATAGCGTGGTTGAACAGGCACACAATCTCTCCCACCTCCCAGAGAGTTGCATGCCTTCTTGTGCTGTGGAACTAACTCGGATGACTGCTGTTCACAGGAAGGGTTGCGCACGCTCAGCACTTTACACTAGGAAGAGCTGTTCTGTCCCAATGGCATCACCCACTTTTGTGCCTGCTCAGTCCTGCTGTCTGTGGAAAATGTATTGTTTCTCACCTGTATTaacttctgttctgttctttccttTTCAAGCAATAACATGTTGTACCCCAAAGAAGATAAAGAAAACAGAATCCTGCTGTATGCTGTAAGTTCTGCTTTGGAAATAAGGCTGCTTTGGCCTGGTTATTCTGCACAACATTTCCCCTGGGGCTGGGAGCCCCCTAAATCTCTGGCTAAAATGGAAGAAATCTTAAACATACCTTCAGCCATAACAATTTAGAGGGTAATTTTTTAATAGTGCATTTTAGGTTGTAGAGGGCATTTAGATGCATCTGTTGCATTTAGGCCTATATAAAATTTACTCCCCTAAAGCTTCCACTCAGTCACACCTTGTTTGAGTCAGGCATAATTTTTCTGTTTACATTTGTGCAGATAAACATATGTCTTTAAAATATATACATGTCTGGCAAATTTCACTCCAGTTCCACCCAATATCTGCTCCTGATAATGCCTGTACATGTACTTTATTAAAAGATGTGCCGTGCAAAGATGCGCCCCATACTTAGGGCAATTGTGTAAAGCCTATTTCTGCAAAGCAGGCTTATAAAAACTATTCCGTAAGACACCAGGATTTAGACCTGCTGTTTTGGATGGCCCAGGTTTCAGGCTTCACTTCACCACTTGCTGCTGAATATGAGTGCTAGGTGGAAAATGTTGCCCGGTTTCAAACAAGTCTAAAGCCCTCTTTCTTGCCTTatttcatccacacattgagacttctgTCCTACATGTGGAATGGGAGTATTTGTGAGAATGAAATCTAGAATTTCCAAGGAGGAAAAACATACTTTTCAAACCTCCCCTATTGCACCTTCCTGTGTTGCTGGAACCCATGTTTACCATGATAGCTGGCTTCTatgctatatgtgggtacaaatgacataggaccccgtttactaagcagtgttataggcgcattaacatttttaatgcacgttaaccatgtatgtgcctacaatatccctaagtgtaggcacgctaaaaacactaacacaccttagtaaatagggctcaTAGGAAGATATATTGCATATCATGTAAATGAGATgtgcttctttctttctctgcttccTTTGTAGCTGACTCTTGAGAGTCCAAGTATAATCTGTCAATAAAACCATCTTTTGGATTTTCCTCATTCTGGTTTTCTCTTCATTGCCAACATCTGCTATATTAATACAAATTTTGGCAGGTGGCCATTTTTCCCAGCCTTTCTACTTGACTGTGCCACTGCACTGGCATAGCTGAGGACATTTTCTAGCTATCAGCAAAACCATTGTACCCTTATAGAGCAGATTATGCCCTCTCCTTTTGTGCTTTCCTGGGCACTGAAGCCATGCTATCCTACTGCCCATCTTAGAAGCCATTTCAACTTTGATTATACCTGAGAATACAGAGAAACTCTGCCACTGCTGAATGTTGGTGATAGAAACTtaggaaaatagaaaatgaaggcagataaagaccatatggtctatccactctgctcatccatgtcatctactatccGTTTCTCTTTTGTAGAGAttctgtgtacttgtcccaagctttcttgaattcatatacagtttttgtcttcacaaatttactaccctttccgtgaagaagtattttcttagatttctgAGTCTCTtttatctcctttcaccttcaccctatgcctcttcattccagagcttcctttcagttgtgtACATTTATGctgcagaggtatttaaacatatctatcatatctccctcccctgcctttcttccagggtatagatattgagatctttgtctgtccCCACATGTTTTATGATgatgatcattttagtagctggactgactccatcctgtttatatctttttgaaggtgcggtctccagaattgtattctAAATGAAGACTCGCCAGAgttttatacagaggcatcatcacctcctgtttcatactggccattcctctccctatgcaccccaaGCATCCTTCCAGCTTTCCTCAtgtccttttctacctgtttggccaccttaagatcatcacgtaTGATCACACACAAgtacccctcctcctcctcctgtgtgcactaaagttcttcacctcctaaactgtaccataCCCTCAGGTTGTTgcaaccctgcatttttttagcattaaaccatagctgccaaattccagaccattcttcaagctttgctaggtccttcctcatgttatctcaccatcaggggtgtctaccgtattgtagattttggtgtcatccacaaagaggcaaaccttaccagatagtccTTCAGGAATATCACatacaaaaatgttaaacagaaccggcccaagaaccaaaccttgtggcacaccactggtaacatctctttcctcagagtgagctacCCTCTGTCGCTttctactcaaccagttcctaacctagtcagtcactttagggcccataccgagggcactcattAGTCCTCTATGGGGAACCATTTCaaatgctttgctaaaatctaagtacaccacatctagcgctgtCCCTCGATTCAGCTCTCTGGTCATCCAATCAAAGAAATTAGTCAGGTTTGTCTGATCTTGCCTGTCTAAGAACATGCAATATGCTTTATTGAGGACTAATCCAAGTATTGATAACCAACTAAacaaaaagcaaccaaaatgacccAAAAAGAAAtctctctttggaattctgcattATCAGAAAAAATATATAGGTGAGATCTGATGTATATTATAAAATGTATAAAGATATAATGTAAAACAGAGGAACCTCAGTATCAAACTGGGCCACTAGTCAATTCCTGTGGCTTACAAGGGCATCTATGTAAATGATTGAACGCATTTTTGGAAGTGTTCTCATTTCCTGCCCAGAATGCCATCATCGGTTCCTCTTTAGTGAATAGAAAGGAGCAGTGGTCAAATTGTGAAACAAGTCTGTTCTCTGGTTCAACAGGCATGTGAAGCACaagataaggaaacaatgagaaaTGACCACTTATTGCGTGCTTCACATTCCCGACGCAGAAGACAAAACAGGATCCTCATTGAACCAGAGGCATCTAACGTTTTTCGTCATTGTTAAGTCTTATGGATTTTGGAAAAGTGCACAAGGTAACCAGTCATTTCTCATTGTTGTTCCATTATTAGATATGAAGAATTGAAATGTGAAAATGATTGTTTCATATTGAGCTGGTTCCAGCATTATCAAGGTAGTGATCATAATTTTTATGAAGTTTAGAAGGAGAACTAACAGATTTGTTTCACAGTTTGCACTATTGCACGTTTCTGTTCACTAAAGTGGAACCGAGCAGGAAACGATTGACTGCCTGTTTGGCAACACATGTATACCATTGTAAGCCACAGGCATTGGTTAGTGACCCAGTTTGATAGAAGTGAGATCTGATATGATATGTTCTAATTTTGTGAGAACCCAGAATTTCAAAGAGATTTCTTTTAGGTCATAagccatattgagtcagaccaaggttcaTTGATCCCAGCATTCTTATCTTGACACATCTGTACCTTTGCTTTATGCAAGTCTGCTTTTTCATCTTCAGTTTTTTGGCTTTCTGCAATTCTAGATAGATTAGCACATATGCTTCCATATATATGTTATCACCCTGTCAGTCCCCTACATCTGCATTAACTGTTGTTCTCTATAGCTGGTCAGCTTTCACTGTTTGCCTGTGCTTTAGTGGGAAGAAGTTGGATCTGAATGATGGCTTTGAAATGAATGTGCTCCTTCATGATTTAATATTCTCTCTCCCAGTGCCGTAACTGTGACTATCAACAGGAAGCTGACAACAGTTGTATCTACGTCAATAAGATCACGCACGAAGTTGAGTAAGTGGagcatttttaaagtttttattttagGGAGTCCTGAATGGTACTGCTCATACTTACAATTTATTGGATTTGCTAAACCCCTCTAGCTGCCAGAGCAGAGCAGTGTACTTAACTAAAacgtaaagaaaaagaaaaggaactccagATGTTGACATACAATCACACAGAAGAAAATCAGGGAGAGCCCAGTCAAATAGAAAAGAAATGCATTCACATGAAGGAAAGCTTAAGGCACACCATCTAAAACAAGGGTTGGCTCCCAGATTTCGTTGTTATGTAAGGCGAGAGCTGTAGGTAAACGGGTCATTATGAGTGTTTGGGTAGGGGAGTTGGCCCCATCCTTTTGGGCTTGGAGAAATCGTTTACATTATATGATGTTATTGGAAAAGAGGTATGCAAGATATTCTTCGAAACGCTGGAAGGTCTTTTtagcagtttgggaggtgtataTTGGATCTCTTCCGCATAGGGCTAGGAGTTCGATTTTGAACACCCCTTGACAGGACCATTCTGTTGCTAGCTAGCCAGGTGAACTGCTGGAATGCCCCAAGGTCATTTTGCTTGGATAGGCTGAAATTGTGGCGCGCACACCTTGCCCTGGGAGATAGCTCAGGGTGTTCTTTttggtccaccccccccccccatttttttttttgttgctgtgctACAGGGTTGGGGTTTGAGGTGAATATAGAGAACAGATGTTGGCTTATTCTCAGGGTTGTTATGAAGTTGCCACTGATACTGAGTTGGTGGGATGTTTTATGGCATAATCACCACATTtggaatggagggaggggaggggggaagttcaATCAGTTAAAATTTGATGGCATCATGTAATATACAGGAGCACTCAAGGTGTTATTTTTTGGACTATTTTCTGCATTGCCAAATggttgtataatttctttgtgttgctttgtcatcaataaaaattgttaaaacataAAACAAGGGTTGGTTCGTCTAACCAACTGGTATCGGCTTTggtaaattaaagagtagcaaattgcctggacagGATGGTGtatatcctagagtactgataaaactgaaaaatgaatttgcagagctattgttagtaataagtaatttatctttaaaaataaGCACGGTACCAGAAAGTCAGAGTAGCCAGTGTaatatcaatttttaaaaagggttccagaggtgatctgggaagttacagactggtgagcctgacctcggtgctggacaaaatggtag
This is a stretch of genomic DNA from Microcaecilia unicolor chromosome 6, aMicUni1.1, whole genome shotgun sequence. It encodes these proteins:
- the POLR2I gene encoding DNA-directed RNA polymerase II subunit RPB9, producing the protein MLADGTYEPGFVGIRFCQECNNMLYPKEDKENRILLYACRNCDYQQEADNSCIYVNKITHEVDELTQIIADVSQDPTLPRTEDHPCQKCGHKEAVFFQSHSARAEDAMRLYYVCTAPHCGNRWTE